The genomic region ATCTGCATCAAACGCTTCAAATGCAAACGTAGCTGTATGATCGAACATATATGCTACGGATCCAGACACACCCATGTTTCCACCATTTTTACCAAATGCGGCACGTACGTCTGACGCAGTACGGTTTACATTATTTGTGAGCGCATCAACAATTACCATCGAACCACTTGGGCCAAATCCTTCATATCGAAGTTGATCATAATTCTCTTCTCCGCCACCTTTTGCCTTTTCAATGGCTCTATCAATAATATGATTTGGTACATTATATGTTTTTGCACGTTCTAAAACGAGTCTTAATGATTGATTTGATTCTGGATCTGGTTCACCCGACTTAGCTGCTACATAGATTTCTTTACCAAATTTCGCATAAATTCGACTCGTGTTTTTATCTTTTTGAGCTTTTTTCTCCTTGATGTTATTCCATTTACGTCCCATGATTCCATCTCGCTTTCGCATACTTTTTTCAATATGCTTTATTATACATTGTTTTTTTTCATTTAATCAACAGTCTCAATGATGTACGCTTTTAAAAATATAAGGAATCATCTCTTTCGCATATTCACTATTGTCAACATTGTATATCAATAATCGTCCATCTTGATATAATGTCATATCGTAATCTTTATATCTTAATCGTTTGATAAAAGGATTTTGGATTAACGTAGATACCTCTTCTTGCAGAGGGGCTTCAAAATAGTCAGCCTTTAATCGAATTTGATACACACCGCCGCATAACAGACGCATCTCATCTAATTTCGTTTGTGCAAGTCGTTGATAAATATGTTGGCCACACACTGCACAGTCTTCCTCTTTAAGTGATTGTATCGAAGTTCTGCGCATTGTTCCTTTAAATATATCAGTTGTAACCATTGTATATGAGAATGTGTCATGCATGAGATAATAAAATAACTCAGACACAACAAAACTACTTGCCAAATGTACAGCAGGTGGCAGTACGCCATATACATCACAACTTTCCATCGTTTCTGGAACATCTGGCATCACGCAATGTAGACACGGACCATCTTGATCAATCGGAAATACACTGACCTGACTTCCAATCACAGCCCCATATATATAGGGAATATTTAATTGGCGTGTTGCTTCATTGATTAAATAACGTGTTTCGAATTGATCGAGCCCATCAAGCACAATATCTGGCTTTACTTCTTCTAGTATCCCAATAATATTTCGGGCTGTGATTTCTTCATTTAAAGGATCGATTTCTACTTCATGATTCATCGCAACTAATCGCTTCTTTAATGCGAAAACTTTCGGCATCATCTCCTCTACATCAGCTTCAGTATAGCCGCTTTGTCGATGCAGGTTGGTTAAAGATACAATATCTTTATCAACAATTGTCAGCTTTTTAATTCCACTACGCACAAGTTGTTCAGCTATACCGCTTCCCAATGCTCCAACTCCTATAATAAAGGCATGTAGTTTTTGAAGTTTTTGTTGTCCTTGCTGACCAAATGGCGGAAATTTAACTTGTCTATCGTATCTATCCATTAAAGAAACCCTAACCCCTCAGAAGGACTAGATTGTACTGCATTATATTTGATAGGAATTCGTCCTGCTTCATAACTTAAACGTCCCGCTTCAATCCCCTTTTTCATTGCCTCAGCCATTTTAGCTGGATCTTTAGCACGCGACACTGCAGAATTTAATAAAATAGCATCTGCACCTAACTCCATCGCTTCAGCACAGTCTTTAGCAGAGCCAATCCCTGCATCAACAATAACCGGAACTTGGCTTTTTTCAACAATATATCGTAAGTTAAGCGGATTAGAAATTCCTCGTCCTGTCCCAATCGGAGAAGCTAACGGCATAATCGCATGTACACCTAGTTCTTCTAAACGTTTCGCCAAGACAACATCATCTGAAATATAAGGACAAACAATATATCCTTTTTCTAATAAAATTTCACAGGCTTTATATGTTTCAATAGGATCAGGTAATAAAGTATCATCATCTCCAATGACTTCAACTTTTATCATGTCACAAATCCCAGCTTCTTTCGCTAATTCAGCTATACGTACCGCTTCTTCTGCTGTTTTTGCTCCGGCTGTATTTGGAAATGTAATAAATTTGTCAAGGTCAACATTAGCTAAAGGATTCGGTAAACTTTTGTCATATAAACTCATACGTCTAACCGCAAATGTCAGCACTTCTGTTTCCGAAGCTTTTATCGCTTCTTCCTGAACTGTCTCATTATCAAACTTTCCAGTACCTAAAAACAATCTTGAATTAAACTCTAAATCTGCAATTTTAAACATCTTATCCGCCTCCAACAAATTCTAAAAGTTCTAATCTATCATTTGGTCTTACTTTTGTAGTTGACCATTCTGAACGCTTAACAACCTTCGCATTCAGCTCAACAGCCATACGTTTCGCTTCGATTTCAAAATGATTTAATATATCTTGTATCGTTGTATGTTCTTGAAATGTTTGTACTTCTCCGTTGACAATGACTTCCACCTTCATCCCCCTCTCTCATTCCATAATTTCGATAATTTTTGCACATTTTCAAAATTCTCGTTAAAAATACTCCCGATGCAAGCAATACCTCTAAATCCTTCCGATAATCGTTGCACTGTTTGGCAATTAATCCCACCAATCGCAACCAGTGGCAAACCTACTTTAAGCGCTTGTTCTACTTCTATTAACGTCCTCGGTTGTTGATTTGGTTTGGAAGCTGAATGGAATAAATGACCAAACATGCCAAAATCAATATGATGTTGCATCGCTTGTTGTATAGATTCAACTCGATGCACAGACATACTAACGGAAAAATCGGGATGTCGTTTTTTGGTTTCAAAAGCAGCTGGATCCATTTCTCTAAAATGAATACGTCTCACACCTAATTTTAATGCTAGTAAGAGATTAGAGTGGATGATGATTTTTTCTTTAGGAAACCCTTGTTGCATAAGGCCTCGTACCCAACTTAAAAGATCATCTTGTTCCATTGGCGTTCTTAATATGACGCCATCAATGAATGGCTCGACCTCCTTGAGACGATATTGATGTATTTGTCTTAATGTTTGAAAAGGTGTGACTGCTATCATCACTTTGACACCTCCTTGAATACAAATAAAAAAGCTACTTCTCTAAATAAATAGAAAAGTAGCTGAAAGCACGACGAAATGCCACTTTCCTACGCCAGTGCGAACTGGATCAGGTTCAGGAATTTCGAAATAACACATTTCGATCTCAGCCATTAATAATGGCACTTCCAGTGGTTTAATATATGTTTATAAAATTTACCTTTTGACCATACGAGCTAATTTTAACACGTATCGTATAATACGGAAAAGGTTTAAGAACAAATTAAATCCCATTTCGCGAGGAGAGAATTGCCCTCTTTTTAGACGATTAAAATCATATAATGTATATAACAAGAAGAGTAACACACCTACTATCGCTATCACAGTATGCAACATTGGATTATGTATAAACCAACTGATTATACTCATGACAATCAATACGATGAATGTTACAAACAAATATTTTCCCATATTAGAAGCATCTTTAATGAAAAAATAACCGATGAAACCAAATACGATAAATCCTAAAACAGCTATAATGACATTTTGAATCAATAGATTAGATCCTAAATCTTCTATAGTATACATCAATGTAGCATATGATAATAAACCTGAAATAATTGTATAAATATGAGACATAATAATACCACTAAATCTCGCACGTTGAACTACCATTGTGACCAAAATCAAAACCAATAATCCTATAGATAACGGCTTCCGCCATTCTATAGGTAAAAACTGCCCTAAATAAACAAAAACACCAAAAATCATCCAATAATACATAAAATAAAGCCAAACCTGACTATACTTCTTTTTTTGATTCTCATTGCGCATAACATGTCACCTTCCTTTAAAATAATACCCTTCATACAATATTACAAACTGTTTAATGTTCTGTTATGGGTTATCTATCATTCATTACCAAAACACTTATAAAATCAATTTAAGTTAGAGATTCAATTACAAAAAATATTTATTACAATATTACATATTTGTAACAACTCCCACAAATATAAAATTCTTTGTTATGATGAAAAAGAATATTTTAACGAATCAACGTAATTGCAAAACAACTTTTAAGGAGGCAATACATTGAAAAAATTAGCATTCGCACTTACAGCTACTTCTGGTGCTGCAGCATTACTTACGCAGCACGACGCTGAAGCATCCACGCAACATACCGTACAATCGGGTGAGTCTTTATGGAGCATTGCTCAAAAGTACAATACATCAGTTGATCACATTAAACAATCAAATGATTTATCAAACAACCTTGTATTCCCTGGACAAGTCTTAACAATCGGAGGCGAAGGACAAGGGTCAAACGAAGCATCACTTAATTCCAACGGTACACATGTTGTTTCACCTGGCGAATCTTTAAATGTGATTGCTTCAAAATATGGTGTCACTGTCCAAGATATCATGAACGCTAACCAACTTAGCAATTATTTAATTCACCCTAATCAAACATTAACCATTCCAGGTGGATCAGGTGGGGCCTCACCTTCTATTTCAAATGGCCCTTCTAACGAAACAGTTCCGTCACCTGGAGGGTATACAACACCGACATTCAATGATCAAAACCTTTATGATTGGGGTCAATGTACATGGCATGTATTCAATCGTCGTGCTGAAACAGGACAACCTATTAGCACTTATTGGTGGAACGCCGATCATTGGGCAAATAACGCTGCTAAAGATGGTTACAGTGTTGATCATAATCCAACAGTAGGTTCTATTATGCAAAATTACGAAGGTCCAGTGGGTCATGTCGCATACGTTGAACGCGTAAACAGCGATGGCAGTATTTTAATATCAGAAATGAATTATAATACACCGCCAGGTACAATGGATTATCGTACAATCCCAGCATCTGTAGCTTCTTCTTATAATTATATTCATTAATCATTATAAAAATGGTAACAGAACGACCTTCATCGTTGTGTTGCCATTTTTTATACTTCAAAATTATTACAATATTAATCCTCTTTTAATAAACACCTATTTTTTACAAAGTTTATAGTTTTATCGAGTATTAACCTAATATCAATCCCTATATATATTTTCTTTAATCATCATCATATTTTTAATATTAATTTTTATAAAAATTACAGAAATAATAAAAAATATATTGAAAATCTTTTTTATTATTAGTATTCTTATGATACTGGGACATGGCTCGTTATATCTCAAAAACTAACATGTTGTTTTCAGTCAATAGGTGTTCAATAGCTTTATTTGCTGTTCAAATTCTACATGTTTTTGTCCCAGCAAAAAATAAACAAAAGATAAGGATGATGCAATCTATGTTTACGAAGAGGCAAAATGATCATTTAACACGAAAGCGTTACGCGTTACGAAAGTGTGCTTGGGGCTTAGGTTCTTGTATCATAGCTACTCAACTTTTCTTATTTGTTTCGCCTGCTAATGCTTCCGCACAAACTACTGATCCTATCATGACAAACACAGAGCAAAATTCAAAGTCTTTAGAAAATAATAGCACTCATGAAAATACGGTTTTCAATCAAACTACTGATTCAGAATCTACAGTTGAAAACCCCCAAAACGATACAACGAAAAACCTAGATGATTCTCAATTGCGAGAGGCGTCAACATCTGTTGATAACACTTCTGAACAGAGTGAATCGTCTTCTGATACACCTGTTGAAAATCAAAATGATACTGACAATTCTTCTGCTGATGCTTCTGTTGAAAATCAAAACGACACTCCTAGCAATGATGAGTCTTCTGATACACCTGTTGAAAACCAAAATGACACTCCTAGCAATGATGATTCTTCTGCTGATACATCTGTTGATAACCCAAATGACACTCCTAGCAATGATGATTCTTCTACTGATACACCTGTTGAAAATCCAAATGACACTCCTAGCAATGACAATTCTTCTGATACATCTGTTGAAAATCAAAATGATTCTCCTAACCATGATGATGAGTCTTCTGATGCATCTGTTGATAATCAAAATAATTCTCCTAATCATGATGCTGAGTCCGATGTTAAAGATCATGATAAGGAACTATCAAATATTGAAGACAATCAAAAACCCGCTAACAATGATACTTCACAAGTCAAAAAGACTGTCGAATCAAATTTAAGAACTGCAACTCAAAACAACACAACCGATGAGAATAAAGAAGAAAAAGTAGAAGAGAATAAGGTACAACAACATCAAAACAAATATCCGATTATTTTTGTTCATGGGCTAGCAGGCTTCTCTTCTGACAATCGCCCACTCGGTTATCCAAGTTATTGGGGTGGTTCGAAATATCAAGTGATTAAACGTTTACGCGAAGAAGGTTATGACGTGCATGAGGCCAGCGTTAGTGCGTTTGGTAGTAATTTCGATCGCGCTGTCGAATTATACTACTACATTAAAGGTGGTACGGTAGATTACGGTGCTGCACATAGTCAAGAAAAAGGACATGAACGCTATGGTAAGACATATGAAGGGGTCTATAAAGACTGGAAGCCAGGCCATAAAGTCCATTTGATTGGCCATAGTATGGGGGGAACAACAATACGTATGCTTGAAGAACTTTTACGTAATGGCTATGACCCTGAAAAAGACTACGGAAAAACAAACAACTCTGAAGTGTCCGAACTCTTCCAAGGCGGACATGATAATATGATTGCATCTATTACGACACTAGCTACACCTCACAACGGTTCCCAAGTTGCCGATAAATTAGGCAATAAGGACTTCATTCGCTCCCTCGTATTCAGACTAAGTAGCCTTGTAGGGACAAAACATAACACGTTTGACATTGGTTTAGGGCAATGGGGGCTTTCGCAAAAAGAATCAGAGTCTTTAATTGATTATCTTAAACGCATTGAGAATAGCAACTTATGGGATTCAGACGATAATGCCTTTCATGATTTAACAGTAGAAGATACTGTAAACCGATTTAATAATCAAACATCAATTAACCCCAATATTGTCTACAATACGTACACAGGATCAGCAAGTAAAGAATCACCTATTACACATCACCATCGCGCTACACCTTATATGTTTGGATTACTACATGCGGTAAGTTTCCTCATAGGTAACGATAAAGACCCAAAATGGCGCGAAAATGACGGAATTGTTCCAGTTATTTCTGCATTAGCGCCATTCACACAACCTTTTGTGAAAGCTGGTAGTACGATTCAAAAAGGCGTGTGGCAAGTCCATGATGTAATGAAAGGCTGGGATCATGCTGACTTTGTTGGATTAGACTTTTTTGACATTCGTCGCACAGGTGCTGAATTAGAAAAGTTCTATCATAGTCTCATGGATAATATCAAACAAATTGAAGCCATTGACACACCTGCACGTCAATTAATGTCAGCTTGATTTAGGAGCTGGGACATAAATATCCCAGTAATCGAAAAACTTCGAGATTTTCGTAAGCATTTACGAAAAATCTCGAAGTTTTTCCTTATTCTTAATATGTTTAATTTTATAAAAATACATTTAAAATCAAATAAAAAATACCTGCAATAATAGCAGTAATCGGTAAAGTAATGACCCAAGTAACAATCATGCGTTTAGCTGTATTCCAATGCACACCTTTAATACGATTAGATGAACCTACACCTAAAATTGATGATGAAACAACGTGTGTTGTAGAAAGTGGAAAATGCAACCAAGATGCTGTGAAGATTGTCAATGCTGATGCTAAATCAGCTGATGCGCCATTAGCGGGACGAATCTTCATAATATTGCCACCCACTGTTTTAATAATTTTCCATCCTCCAATTGCTGTACCGAGCCCCATTGCAGCTGCACAAGAAACTTTAACCCATAGCGCCGGCTCTACACTCGTTTGCATATTTGCAACAATTAATGCCATAGTGATAATCCCCATTGATTTTTGGGCATCGTTCGTACCATGTGAAAATGATTGCAATGATGCAGTAAAGATTTGGAAAAAACGAAAATTACGATTGGCACGTGTTAGGTTTGCGTTTTTAAATACCTTTTTGACAATTGTGTAAATAATAAATCCTACAATAAAAGCGATAACAGGT from Staphylococcus felis harbors:
- a CDS encoding YebC/PmpR family DNA-binding transcriptional regulator encodes the protein MGRKWNNIKEKKAQKDKNTSRIYAKFGKEIYVAAKSGEPDPESNQSLRLVLERAKTYNVPNHIIDRAIEKAKGGGEENYDQLRYEGFGPSGSMVIVDALTNNVNRTASDVRAAFGKNGGNMGVSGSVAYMFDHTATFAFEAFDADTVLEHLMEQDIDVRDVLDDEHLTIVYAAPDQFATVQQALRTLGVQDFEVAEFEMLPQTEVQLSQEDQETFEKLVDVLEDLEDVQHVFHNVELS
- a CDS encoding ThiF family adenylyltransferase; translation: MDRYDRQVKFPPFGQQGQQKLQKLHAFIIGVGALGSGIAEQLVRSGIKKLTIVDKDIVSLTNLHRQSGYTEADVEEMMPKVFALKKRLVAMNHEVEIDPLNEEITARNIIGILEEVKPDIVLDGLDQFETRYLINEATRQLNIPYIYGAVIGSQVSVFPIDQDGPCLHCVMPDVPETMESCDVYGVLPPAVHLASSFVVSELFYYLMHDTFSYTMVTTDIFKGTMRRTSIQSLKEEDCAVCGQHIYQRLAQTKLDEMRLLCGGVYQIRLKADYFEAPLQEEVSTLIQNPFIKRLRYKDYDMTLYQDGRLLIYNVDNSEYAKEMIPYIFKSVHH
- a CDS encoding thiazole synthase, with product MFKIADLEFNSRLFLGTGKFDNETVQEEAIKASETEVLTFAVRRMSLYDKSLPNPLANVDLDKFITFPNTAGAKTAEEAVRIAELAKEAGICDMIKVEVIGDDDTLLPDPIETYKACEILLEKGYIVCPYISDDVVLAKRLEELGVHAIMPLASPIGTGRGISNPLNLRYIVEKSQVPVIVDAGIGSAKDCAEAMELGADAILLNSAVSRAKDPAKMAEAMKKGIEAGRLSYEAGRIPIKYNAVQSSPSEGLGFL
- the thiS gene encoding sulfur carrier protein ThiS, giving the protein MEVIVNGEVQTFQEHTTIQDILNHFEIEAKRMAVELNAKVVKRSEWSTTKVRPNDRLELLEFVGGG
- a CDS encoding thiamine phosphate synthase, with protein sequence MIAVTPFQTLRQIHQYRLKEVEPFIDGVILRTPMEQDDLLSWVRGLMQQGFPKEKIIIHSNLLLALKLGVRRIHFREMDPAAFETKKRHPDFSVSMSVHRVESIQQAMQHHIDFGMFGHLFHSASKPNQQPRTLIEVEQALKVGLPLVAIGGINCQTVQRLSEGFRGIACIGSIFNENFENVQKLSKLWNERGG
- a CDS encoding Bax inhibitor-1/YccA family protein, which gives rise to MRNENQKKKYSQVWLYFMYYWMIFGVFVYLGQFLPIEWRKPLSIGLLVLILVTMVVQRARFSGIIMSHIYTIISGLLSYATLMYTIEDLGSNLLIQNVIIAVLGFIVFGFIGYFFIKDASNMGKYLFVTFIVLIVMSIISWFIHNPMLHTVIAIVGVLLFLLYTLYDFNRLKRGQFSPREMGFNLFLNLFRIIRYVLKLARMVKR
- a CDS encoding CHAP domain-containing protein, coding for MKKLAFALTATSGAAALLTQHDAEASTQHTVQSGESLWSIAQKYNTSVDHIKQSNDLSNNLVFPGQVLTIGGEGQGSNEASLNSNGTHVVSPGESLNVIASKYGVTVQDIMNANQLSNYLIHPNQTLTIPGGSGGASPSISNGPSNETVPSPGGYTTPTFNDQNLYDWGQCTWHVFNRRAETGQPISTYWWNADHWANNAAKDGYSVDHNPTVGSIMQNYEGPVGHVAYVERVNSDGSILISEMNYNTPPGTMDYRTIPASVASSYNYIH
- the lip gene encoding YSIRK-targeted triacylglycerol lipase; translation: MTNTEQNSKSLENNSTHENTVFNQTTDSESTVENPQNDTTKNLDDSQLREASTSVDNTSEQSESSSDTPVENQNDTDNSSADASVENQNDTPSNDESSDTPVENQNDTPSNDDSSADTSVDNPNDTPSNDDSSTDTPVENPNDTPSNDNSSDTSVENQNDSPNHDDESSDASVDNQNNSPNHDAESDVKDHDKELSNIEDNQKPANNDTSQVKKTVESNLRTATQNNTTDENKEEKVEENKVQQHQNKYPIIFVHGLAGFSSDNRPLGYPSYWGGSKYQVIKRLREEGYDVHEASVSAFGSNFDRAVELYYYIKGGTVDYGAAHSQEKGHERYGKTYEGVYKDWKPGHKVHLIGHSMGGTTIRMLEELLRNGYDPEKDYGKTNNSEVSELFQGGHDNMIASITTLATPHNGSQVADKLGNKDFIRSLVFRLSSLVGTKHNTFDIGLGQWGLSQKESESLIDYLKRIENSNLWDSDDNAFHDLTVEDTVNRFNNQTSINPNIVYNTYTGSASKESPITHHHRATPYMFGLLHAVSFLIGNDKDPKWRENDGIVPVISALAPFTQPFVKAGSTIQKGVWQVHDVMKGWDHADFVGLDFFDIRRTGAELEKFYHSLMDNIKQIEAIDTPARQLMSA
- a CDS encoding inorganic phosphate transporter: MEFLMLITVAIIIFSLVFDFINGFHDTANAVATAVSTRALSPRHAILLAAVMNFIGALTFTGVASTITKEIVDPFTLDNGLVVVLAAILAAIVWNLLTWYYGIPSSSSHALIGAIAGAAIASAGSFNILHYQGFTKIVLVLILSPVIAFIVGFIIYTIVKKVFKNANLTRANRNFRFFQIFTASLQSFSHGTNDAQKSMGIITMALIVANMQTSVEPALWVKVSCAAAMGLGTAIGGWKIIKTVGGNIMKIRPANGASADLASALTIFTASWLHFPLSTTHVVSSSILGVGSSNRIKGVHWNTAKRMIVTWVITLPITAIIAGIFYLILNVFL